One window of Candidatus Nitrospira kreftii genomic DNA carries:
- a CDS encoding hypothetical protein (conserved protein of unknown function) translates to MKGLRFERIATGRHYNVVFHIGSTYVPVSDETVEELRDQSLLPAERFLDLLIDRVGYSSYLKDQIRTELKATGDPTTQITVLQGAIREL, encoded by the coding sequence GTGAAGGGCTTGAGGTTCGAACGGATCGCCACTGGACGTCACTACAATGTGGTCTTCCACATCGGGAGTACCTATGTCCCGGTGAGTGATGAGACCGTTGAGGAGCTCAGGGACCAAAGCCTCCTGCCGGCTGAGCGATTTTTGGATCTCCTCATCGACCGCGTCGGGTATTCGTCCTACCTAAAGGATCAGATCCGCACCGAACTGAAAGCGACGGGCGATCCCACCACGCAGATTACCGTCCTCCAGGGCGCGATCAGGGAACTGTAA
- a CDS encoding hypothetical protein (conserved protein of unknown function) encodes MTISEFLSRVDAVKDHGAGKWSAKCPAHKDRTPSLSIREGERAVLVKCWAGCSLEAIASRLGIKLKDLFFDSLADPRQRRETMQRRAKEQAAQRAAHQTKGRRADARRHAEYLIQSARGLDISHWSNDELNKRLNALGDAYNILEAESHD; translated from the coding sequence ATGACTATCTCGGAATTTCTGAGCCGAGTTGATGCGGTCAAGGATCACGGGGCGGGTAAGTGGTCCGCGAAATGTCCCGCGCACAAGGACAGGACCCCAAGTTTGAGCATCCGAGAGGGTGAACGTGCTGTGTTGGTCAAATGCTGGGCGGGATGCTCTCTGGAAGCCATCGCCTCAAGGCTCGGCATCAAACTCAAAGATCTTTTCTTTGACAGTCTAGCCGATCCACGTCAACGGCGTGAGACCATGCAACGCCGGGCTAAAGAGCAAGCCGCACAACGGGCCGCGCATCAGACCAAAGGCCGACGAGCCGACGCTCGACGGCATGCGGAATACCTCATTCAATCCGCTCGCGGCCTCGATATCAGCCACTGGTCGAACGACGAATTGAACAAGCGCCTCAATGCCCTCGGCGACGCCTACAACATTTTGGAGGCCGAAAGCCATGACTGA
- a CDS encoding hypothetical protein (conserved protein of unknown function), which translates to MIMASRGLTVQVIVVVMTAHELIEAWSLCLEAERIRLTEAGHDAPILASQGRLLQTIGGLHLYEFIVPSDVALCGDLPVSVVPTDELETTEGIILHQTGNKILVQLVDGLGSDVPSVTLVPDLAGLRSTAAGRLREMLAKPDLFHFGPTERLASLLQMPEVAARTVPTPSSVFATVWMDDQSQRLQKLATLAVELIRANKRILFLSPSHHECDNAVGQVARTIKAGGLNYRMWVTRYELSVTTQAGGIYLHEMGFEAQMHQFLAKSQADKASLKGKYDRFRELVPLLAHKEAKQKDLDEVRSLEWRLVTQLRELQVRMADVEGTIQQFESLSLFQRLAMQALGKNAESLQQYRELYQRQIDQLDKEIDVAKGRIQQLVPEAAVPRGKRAEFDELKEYIAKLGGAKKVRELMAAEEHSNRQAFLQNRRLVATTPTRVASDPLFSQVRFDVLIIDEAPRIAAHTLLAAAGLIRERIIISGDPREIASAGQWAIPQVATHIAE; encoded by the coding sequence ATGATCATGGCCTCTCGGGGGTTGACCGTACAGGTAATAGTAGTCGTCATGACGGCACATGAACTCATAGAAGCATGGAGTCTCTGCCTTGAAGCCGAACGAATCCGTCTGACGGAGGCGGGGCATGACGCCCCGATCCTGGCGTCTCAAGGACGGCTGCTACAAACGATCGGTGGGCTCCATTTGTACGAATTTATCGTGCCTTCTGATGTCGCCCTGTGCGGCGATCTTCCAGTGTCGGTCGTGCCAACTGATGAGCTGGAGACGACAGAGGGAATCATCCTCCACCAGACCGGCAACAAGATCCTTGTTCAGCTCGTCGATGGACTCGGAAGCGATGTTCCTTCTGTCACGCTCGTTCCAGACCTGGCAGGTCTTCGTAGCACAGCTGCCGGCCGCCTGAGGGAGATGTTGGCGAAGCCCGACCTGTTTCACTTTGGACCGACCGAGCGGTTGGCTTCTCTGCTACAGATGCCGGAAGTCGCCGCCCGTACGGTGCCTACTCCCTCATCCGTCTTCGCGACTGTGTGGATGGATGACCAGTCCCAACGTCTTCAGAAGCTTGCAACGCTCGCGGTAGAACTCATTCGCGCAAACAAGCGCATCCTCTTTCTCAGTCCAAGCCATCACGAATGCGATAATGCTGTCGGCCAGGTCGCGCGAACGATCAAAGCCGGTGGTCTGAACTACCGAATGTGGGTCACACGGTATGAACTTTCTGTCACCACGCAAGCCGGCGGTATCTACCTTCATGAAATGGGCTTCGAAGCACAAATGCACCAGTTTCTTGCGAAGTCGCAAGCCGACAAGGCTTCCTTAAAAGGTAAATACGATCGCTTCCGGGAGTTGGTGCCGCTCCTGGCTCACAAAGAAGCGAAGCAGAAAGACTTGGATGAGGTCCGCTCACTCGAATGGCGTCTCGTGACACAGTTGAGAGAGCTGCAAGTGCGGATGGCTGATGTCGAGGGCACAATCCAGCAGTTCGAGAGCCTGTCGCTCTTTCAGCGCTTGGCCATGCAAGCCCTCGGGAAAAATGCGGAGTCGCTTCAACAGTACCGTGAGCTGTACCAGCGGCAGATCGATCAACTCGACAAGGAAATCGATGTCGCCAAAGGACGCATCCAACAACTCGTTCCAGAAGCAGCCGTTCCCAGAGGGAAACGCGCTGAATTCGACGAACTGAAGGAGTACATCGCGAAACTGGGGGGTGCAAAGAAGGTCCGCGAGCTGATGGCAGCTGAGGAACATTCGAACCGCCAGGCGTTTCTCCAGAACCGACGACTAGTGGCCACGACACCTACCCGGGTCGCAAGCGACCCCTTGTTCAGTCAGGTACGCTTCGATGTCCTGATCATCGATGAGGCGCCGAGGATTGCAGCCCACACGCTGCTCGCGGCGGCAGGCCTGATCCGCGAGCGTATTATTATAAGCGGCGATCCGCGCGAGATCGCGAGTGCCGGACAATGGGCCATTCCTCAGGTAGCCACCCACATTGCAGAATGA
- a CDS encoding Ribonuclease VapC: MIVADTNLLIYLYVQGEKTEESEAVLRRDAMWTVPLLWRSEFRNALIGLVRKELVALDKALSMVEEAKRWLARREYSVISRHFLTLAEQSGRSSHDCEFVALAQDLGVPLVTNDQQILKAFPSIAVSPSAYAGRA, from the coding sequence ATGATTGTGGCTGACACGAACTTGTTGATCTATCTCTATGTCCAGGGGGAAAAAACGGAAGAGAGCGAAGCCGTACTTAGACGCGATGCCATGTGGACTGTTCCGTTGCTGTGGCGTTCCGAGTTTCGGAATGCGCTGATCGGCCTCGTCCGAAAAGAGTTAGTGGCTCTGGATAAAGCACTATCCATGGTCGAGGAGGCAAAGCGATGGTTAGCCAGACGCGAATACAGTGTGATCTCTCGCCATTTTTTGACACTTGCTGAACAGTCAGGAAGATCATCCCATGACTGTGAGTTCGTCGCTCTGGCTCAGGATTTGGGAGTGCCTTTAGTTACCAACGACCAGCAGATCCTGAAAGCGTTCCCCAGCATTGCTGTCTCACCATCGGCGTATGCGGGCAGAGCGTGA
- a CDS encoding hypothetical protein (conserved protein of unknown function), translating to MPHETPSMTRRLLNIKEVADYTGLSTHTLYTMVSKRRIPFVKLGRLTKFDRYELDRWISSQSVKVRRPFSSYTPLTGGS from the coding sequence ATGCCGCACGAAACGCCATCGATGACCCGCCGTCTACTGAACATTAAGGAAGTGGCCGACTATACCGGCCTCTCTACGCACACGCTCTACACGATGGTGTCTAAACGACGCATTCCCTTTGTGAAACTTGGACGGCTGACGAAGTTTGACCGGTATGAACTCGACCGGTGGATTAGCTCGCAATCCGTGAAGGTTCGGCGGCCTTTCTCGAGCTACACCCCCTTGACTGGTGGTAGCTAA
- a CDS encoding Transcriptional regulator, AlpA family (modular protein) yields MPDTIQPSPLVLRLKDLQRRLALSRSAIYARMAAGDFPPPIQLGPRAIGWRQADIDAWVESRTRQSHSQAVKP; encoded by the coding sequence ATGCCGGACACAATTCAACCCTCTCCCTTAGTCCTTCGTCTCAAAGACCTTCAACGCCGCCTTGCCCTCTCGCGTAGCGCAATCTACGCACGCATGGCCGCCGGAGATTTTCCCCCACCGATTCAGTTAGGCCCCCGTGCGATTGGGTGGCGGCAAGCTGACATTGACGCCTGGGTTGAGAGCCGAACGCGCCAGAGTCACAGTCAGGCGGTGAAGCCATGA
- a CDS encoding DNA primase, which produces MTDTMQENRVQFAIAQALNDAPPIGEGQLDQLALLPPIEYGQARKRVAEELGVSVALLDKAIEDRKKQLLPAVPVGNGRPLELPAIPLADAPVNGEAVFDTVLSVLRTYVILPEHSAIAIALWIFRAHCDDAFNISPRLAVLSPVKRCGKTTLLELIAKLVPRSLPTSNVTASVIFRAVEKLHPTLLIDEADSFLTDKEELRGIVNSGHRRESAHVLRNVGDDHEPRLFSTWCPMVIAGIGTLPETIEDRSIIVSMRRKQVGETVQPLRWNSRQGDAIQQQLATIASALARWGFDHTPGLRAIDPVIPEGLHDRTADNWHPLLTIAEKIGGPVIEQARAAAVALSIGEMKTESRGVELLRDIAELFEQDQRDRFTSQGICDLLAGLEERPWSDWRRGKPLNPNQLARLLKDFGIHSRSIRFDSGVQRGYHREDFGDAFGRYLTSHPATLPSSNCYSATTCSQSGQTQLLQRATNSPCSTSENVPNPAPSATCSGVALQNQEIGLEEVIDLVD; this is translated from the coding sequence ATGACTGACACCATGCAGGAGAACAGGGTGCAGTTTGCGATTGCCCAAGCCTTGAATGACGCTCCTCCGATAGGTGAGGGTCAACTGGATCAACTGGCCTTGCTGCCGCCGATTGAATATGGACAAGCCCGCAAGCGGGTTGCAGAGGAGTTAGGGGTTTCTGTTGCCTTACTGGACAAGGCGATCGAGGATAGAAAGAAGCAGTTGCTCCCAGCGGTGCCAGTGGGGAACGGCAGGCCGCTTGAACTCCCCGCGATTCCCTTGGCGGATGCGCCGGTCAACGGCGAAGCCGTCTTCGACACGGTCCTGTCGGTCTTGAGAACTTACGTGATCCTGCCGGAGCATTCCGCCATTGCCATAGCGCTCTGGATCTTCCGTGCCCATTGTGATGATGCGTTCAATATCAGTCCCCGGCTAGCCGTGTTGTCTCCCGTTAAGCGGTGCGGCAAAACCACACTCCTCGAACTAATTGCCAAGCTGGTGCCGCGTTCTCTCCCTACGTCAAACGTAACCGCGTCCGTCATCTTCCGGGCTGTTGAAAAGCTGCATCCGACGTTGTTGATTGACGAGGCCGATTCGTTCTTGACGGACAAGGAAGAACTACGCGGCATCGTCAATTCTGGCCATCGTCGGGAAAGTGCTCATGTCCTCCGCAATGTCGGCGATGATCACGAACCCCGGCTCTTTTCGACCTGGTGCCCCATGGTCATAGCCGGGATCGGCACTCTGCCGGAGACGATTGAGGACCGATCCATCATCGTGTCGATGCGACGGAAACAGGTCGGGGAAACCGTTCAGCCGCTTCGCTGGAATAGTCGCCAGGGCGACGCCATCCAACAGCAGTTGGCGACGATAGCGAGCGCTCTTGCTCGCTGGGGATTCGATCACACTCCCGGACTTCGTGCGATTGATCCAGTCATACCTGAGGGCCTCCATGACCGGACGGCGGACAACTGGCACCCGCTGCTGACGATAGCCGAAAAGATCGGAGGGCCGGTTATCGAACAGGCACGGGCGGCGGCGGTCGCCTTGTCTATTGGTGAGATGAAGACAGAATCCCGAGGAGTGGAATTGCTTCGGGATATTGCCGAGCTATTTGAGCAAGACCAGCGAGACCGGTTCACCTCGCAAGGGATATGCGATCTGCTGGCCGGGCTCGAAGAGCGTCCATGGTCGGATTGGCGACGAGGCAAGCCGCTCAACCCTAACCAGCTTGCTCGACTGCTCAAGGATTTTGGTATTCACTCCCGAAGCATCCGTTTTGACTCCGGGGTCCAACGGGGATATCACCGGGAGGACTTCGGCGACGCCTTCGGGCGGTACCTGACCTCTCATCCTGCTACACTCCCCTCTTCAAACTGCTACAGTGCTACAACCTGCTCCCAGAGCGGCCAAACCCAACTTTTGCAACGTGCAACAAACTCCCCCTGTAGCACTTCTGAAAATGTACCAAACCCCGCTCCTAGCGCCACTTGTAGCGGTGTAGCACTTCAAAACCAAGAAATTGGCCTGGAGGAGGTGATTGACCTTGTTGATTGA
- a CDS encoding hypothetical protein (conserved protein of unknown function) — protein sequence MQTRLKEWRETRGLSLRKLGDLSGVHYVSLVKMEAGRLDPQLSTLLKLCRALRITLNQLVGKGATHGTDTKG from the coding sequence ATGCAGACACGGCTGAAGGAATGGCGGGAGACCCGAGGTTTGAGCCTACGGAAGCTCGGCGACTTGTCTGGCGTCCACTACGTTTCTCTGGTGAAGATGGAAGCCGGGAGGTTGGACCCGCAACTCTCAACCCTTCTCAAGCTGTGTCGAGCACTTCGCATAACCCTTAACCAACTTGTCGGGAAAGGAGCGACTCATGGGACTGACACGAAGGGGTAA
- a CDS encoding putative integrase, translated as MGLTRRGKCARGCPDGVKGLKCPCPKSWAYYVEFFVLDDGERLTLTQRMPGAKLKRWKVGCDNKTLARQQEAVIKTKLLAGAVESERAKKAVTTLGQWAEEYKATEEVMRIRSYKERCQRIDKVIVPFFGSNRLLQDIAVKDVEAFRQERGKGRMVGTVNVDHNYLKHMLKLAMKRDLITRNVASLVAAPKPKNARSRVLEPEEWGRLYGAAPDWFKPVLLTGYHTGMRLEEILTLTWDRVDLEKGRIFLPGHLTKTGQERLVPVTATLRRELQRHRGLDGVMRIQGLVFHKDGRKLSHTYREVQRLCQEQKIEGFVFHDLRHCAVTNLADEGVEIETIMKIVGHSSVEMFLRYRTVKADRLDAAMARLDARLNTPVTRASARLSNSLNN; from the coding sequence ATGGGACTGACACGAAGGGGTAAGTGTGCCAGGGGATGCCCGGATGGGGTGAAGGGCTTGAAATGCCCTTGCCCGAAGTCCTGGGCCTATTACGTGGAGTTTTTTGTGTTGGATGATGGGGAACGGCTGACGCTCACCCAACGCATGCCAGGGGCAAAGCTCAAGCGCTGGAAGGTAGGCTGTGACAACAAGACGCTTGCCCGGCAACAAGAAGCGGTCATCAAGACGAAGCTATTAGCTGGAGCCGTTGAGAGTGAGCGAGCCAAGAAAGCCGTTACGACCTTGGGCCAATGGGCCGAAGAATATAAGGCGACGGAGGAAGTAATGCGGATTCGCTCCTATAAGGAACGCTGTCAGCGTATCGACAAGGTCATCGTTCCCTTCTTTGGAAGCAATCGTCTGCTTCAAGATATCGCCGTGAAAGATGTCGAGGCTTTCCGGCAAGAACGGGGCAAGGGGCGTATGGTCGGAACCGTCAACGTAGACCATAACTACCTCAAGCACATGCTGAAATTGGCGATGAAACGGGATCTGATTACCCGGAATGTCGCCTCTCTCGTGGCGGCTCCCAAACCGAAGAATGCAAGAAGCCGCGTCCTTGAGCCCGAAGAATGGGGACGGCTCTATGGTGCTGCTCCTGACTGGTTCAAGCCTGTATTGTTGACCGGCTACCATACCGGCATGCGCCTAGAAGAGATTCTCACCCTGACATGGGACCGGGTAGACCTGGAGAAAGGGAGAATCTTTCTCCCTGGTCATTTGACGAAGACGGGGCAGGAACGCCTTGTTCCCGTTACGGCAACCCTACGGCGAGAACTCCAACGTCACCGGGGCCTTGATGGAGTAATGCGCATTCAGGGCTTGGTGTTCCACAAGGACGGGCGGAAACTGAGTCATACCTACCGGGAGGTTCAGCGGCTTTGCCAGGAACAGAAGATTGAAGGTTTCGTCTTCCATGATCTTCGGCATTGTGCTGTGACCAACCTAGCTGACGAGGGCGTTGAAATCGAAACGATCATGAAGATTGTCGGGCATTCCTCGGTGGAAATGTTCTTGCGCTATCGCACAGTGAAGGCGGACCGGTTGGATGCTGCAATGGCCCGACTGGACGCCAGGCTTAACACCCCCGTAACACGTGCTTCCGCACGGCTTTCTAACTCACTGAATAATTAG